ACTCGTCACCAATCTCTCCTATACGTTCTCCATTACGAGAATTGCCCATTACGTCAAATCCATCATGAGGGACAACATCGGCAGCAGCGCGGACGCCCAGTACATCCAGAACACGCTGACCAACTGGATCTTCCAGTACGTGACGACCGTGGTTGATCCCGATGATCTGACCCTGCGCTTCTATCCCTTCAAGGCGGCCTCCGTCGAGGTGACGGAGCGTCCGGGCATGATCGGATGGTATGACTGCAAGATGGCGATCCTCCCCCACATCCAGTTTGAAGGGATGGACGCGGAACTCCGGATGGACACCCGGCTCTAAAAAATTAAAATTTAGACAAACATAATCTAAGGAGGAATCATCATGGCCGAATCAAGTTATAATTGCAGTGTCTCCCAGGGATTCAATTTCCAAAAAGATCAGCAGATTCTCGTAGGACATATCGTTTCGTGCAAGGTCGGCAACGATCAGTTTGACGCCGATTTCAACGTGACCGATCCGGAGGATGCTTCCAAGCTGGTCAAGGTCTTCGGTATCGTCTCTTCGATCTTCTGGTCCGGCGGTTATGCCGACCCGGTTCAGTTTTCCTGTCAGGTTTCCAACCCCAACAAGGTGAAGATTGCGACCCTGACCCATAAAAGCCTCGCCAATACGGAGGTCCTCTTCAAGTTCAACATTTACGACTATGACCCCAAGGCGAAGAAGTATTATAAATGCTTCCATTCCAACGACACGGAACTGAAAGGGCTCGTCCAGAAATCGGGTGGAGAGCTTGTGATGGCCATCGATATGGATCAGTCTGGTGAAGTGGTGTCTCCCAAAAACTTCGCCTTCACACTGGGAGTCATGCCTCAGGATCTGGACATGCAGATTCATCTGGCCGTTTCCCTTTCCGACAAGTTTGTCAAAAAGTGGGGCGTGGAAGTCGCCAAGTAATCCGTTTCAACCATCGATCTGGAGGGACTTTCAATCCCCTTCCCCTCCCCTTGCAGGAGGGGAAGGGGGAAATTGGCCGTTGGCCGCGACGAGAGACAGGGAAATTTTCAGAAACCTACAATCACTTCATACAGTCAAGGCGGCAAAAAGAAATGGATGATAAACTCGCCCGGGTTTCCTGGAAAATGGGGCAGACCCTTCTGCCGGAACACCTCACGGCAATGGAGGATTTTCTGCTGGCAGATACCGTCCTGCGGTTTCGCGTGCAGGGACTGCCTGCTTACGGGATCGGGAAACTGATCTTGAATGAAACGCTTTTAAGCGAGGGGATTTTTTCCGTCCAGGAAATGACCCTCGTTTTGTCTTCCGGATTGCTGTTGAGCGTGCCCGGCAACGTCAGGCTCTCTCCTTTCAACCTGAATCTTCCCGGAACGATCAAGGTCGCCGTCTACCTCCATCTCCTCGAGGAATCTCCTGCCGCCGACAGCAGCCCGGAGGGTTGGGGCGACGAGGTTGAGGAAAAAATTCCGCGGCTCATGCATCGAATGGCGCTCTCTTCGGAGCAGGACTACGCAAACGCCATTGAAACACTGAAGCTGGCGGAATTCCAGAAAAGTCCCCAGGGCGTCTGGCAGATTTCAAGGGATTATGTCCCTCCCCTGCTGCAGATGGGGACTTCCCCTTTTCTGCGGAGTGAAATTGACGCCCTCGCTGAGGCCCTGGCTCTTTTTCAATACAATCTCTACATGGATGCCGTCTCCTACCTGAGCGGCGACAGCCTCTCCAGCGTCAAGCAATGCCTGAAAAGCGTCTTTCGCACCCAGAGGCTGCTGGCGAATCTCGTTTCCCAGGTCCATCTTCATCCTTTCTACCTCTGCGAAGAACTGTTGACCCTTTATACGGAAGTCTGTTTTTACAGGAATACGACCCCGGAAAACATCACGTCCGCGTACAACCATGATCAGCTTGCCTTTCTCCATACGCTCATCGATCTGATCAGCAAACAGATGCAGATGGTCAGGAGCCTGCCGCCATACCTGCCCTTTGAGCTGAGCGACAATATTTACAGGGTCAAGCTGCCGGACGAGATTCGCCAGGCCACGAATGTGTACCTCCTGGCGCAGAAAGACCGGGTCATCAGCCGGCTTTCTCTGGAGGATGTCAAACTGGCCAGTCTGTCCCGGCTGCCCGTCGTCCACAAGATGGCCCTGCAGGGCGTCCCGTTTAAACGCGTGGAACATCCCTCTTTTCAGCATGCCTTCGGAGCAGAGGTTGAATTCTATCTGATCAAGGAGGGAGAAGAATGGGACCATGCGCTCACGGAGATGATGGTCGCCTTTTACAACAGGCCCGAACTGAAGGATACAGCCTTTTATATCTTCTGGCGGATCGAATAAGTGGATGCCGCTGCGCCGGCAAATTGGCAAACAAGCCGGAATCATTCTCCTTCATGGATATTCCTGATGACTCTTTTCAGCAAATTCGGCGACCGTTCCTCCGCCGCGGTTAAAAAAAGTGATATTGAGGATATCATTGAGAATCTGAACGATGTGCTCAATACCAAGAAGGGCTACGGCAGCTTCCTTCCTGATTTCGGGATCCGGGACATGAACGAGTACAGTTCCCGCGATCAACTGGCTGCGGTTATCATGGAGGAGGTAAAATACAATATCGAGCATTACGAACCGAGACTGCAGCTGATGAAGATCTCCATCGAAGAAAATCAGGATCCTTTCCGCATTTCCTTTAAAATTGAATGCCGGGTAAGGGATACTCAGAAGGCATTGTTCATGGAGTTCAACTCCGTGTATAATGACTTTCATATCAAGAATTCATGATCTCAACGCTCCGGAGTCGGAAATGTTTACGGACGCTTTAAAGTTAACCCTGGCGCTGACCATCGGCGGAACGACGATTAAAATCCCCGGCGCCAATGTCAAATCCCTGGAGACAGACATCCACCCTTACGGCTTTACTGCCGGTCTGAGTTTCTGGGTCTCTTCGGAAAAAGGCAGGGACCCGCTTTTCTCCAAATTCGTCACTCAGGACCTGATTCAGGTAAAACTGGATATCGAGCCGAATTTAAAGCCTAAGGGAACGAAGATTGACCCCTTGAGACTTCAGGGATATGTAACGGACAAGGCACTGCTTACCGAGCTCACCATCGAAAATGTAAATCTGAAGGGTGACCCTGTTCTTTATCGCCATTACCGGATTTCTTTCGCCGACCCGGCCTCTGTGCTCTGGCGTCAGCATTTCCCCTGTGATCTGATGGTTGATGAGGACATCAAGGCGCTCATCGACGCCAATAAGGCATCCGGCGTGAATCTGAAATACGACTGGGGCATGTTGAACAACAAATACGCCATCAATACGCTTTCCCCCGGCTCCCCGGATGAAGGAAGCAGCTTCTATGATTTTATTGTCTGGCTCGCGGCGACACAAAACGGCGTCTTGCGCTACGATGGACAGACAAACTCTTACACCCTTTCCGGAACCAAAGGCCAGGAAGGGGATGAAATGGCCATGAGCGAACTGGAAGTAGCGGATCACCGGATTGATTTTCCTGAAACTTTCCGCTACGACGATCGTTTTTTAAACGTCCTGGCAGAAGATCCCCAGAAAAGCGAAACGAACCGCAGTACGGCAGAGAAGGGCCTCCGGCGTGACGTTCTGCTGCGCATTCCCATCGCCTCTGATTTCGAGACGGCTTTCAAGCTGGAATCGAAAAAACAGAAAAGCCGGAAGCACGGGGTTACCCTGACCCACCGGCGTTATCCCCTGATGACCTACCGTCCCGGCATTGTCGTCAAGTTCGAAGGCGGGCTCTGGAGCAAGAAGATTTTTCTCCAGGGCAAGAAATACCGCGTCAGGGATATCTTCCTCCGGGCAAAGGCGGTGAATGACGCTCCTGATGCCGACCACAATATGCCGTACACGCAGTATCAGATGGATCTTGACTCGGAGCTGGAACTCAAAGAGGACAAAGCCCTCAATCTGCCGCCATTCAAGGCGCCTTCCTATCCGATCTATGTCGAGGGGAAAATCGTCAGCGAGCAGGGGGAAGAGGGAGAGGACACGTATCAGATCTATGAGCGTCCAAAATTCAAATTAGAGATCCCCTTTGTCGACGATGAGACGCAGGCGGAGATCGATCAGTACACGGAGAAGATTCCCGTTATGGACAAGGAGGGACAGTCCGAGAAGGATCACTATCGAGTCAAGATCCCGCTTTTTGAAGATAAGCAGGTTATTTGTCCCTTTGAGCCGCTTTTTGCACCGGGGCACTTTTATTTTCCAGCGTACAGGGATGAGCGGGTCCTTGTGGCGCTCGATTTTCACCGCGCACGGATTGTCCAGTTTCTTGACTGGCGCCCGGGTGGCCGCCTGCCCATGGATACCCAGGGAAATCATATTCTCTTCGGCAAGAGTGATGAAAGCAAGACATCCATCAGCCATATCTATGTGGACAACAAACCGCAGCTCAACATGAAGCGCTCATCCAGTAAAGACACGGAAATCATTCAGTTGCAGGAAGGCACGATTATTCTGCAGACAAAAGATGAAAGTTCATCGTAGACCTCATGAAATAATGGATTCCGATTATGGGAAATCTTGTTTGCCGCGTAGAGCTCGATAAGAAAAAGGGGATCGTCCTGACGGTTGAAAACAGCGAGGGTAAGATCACCCAGACGGTTGTGATGGACGGGACGAAGATTACAACGACGGTCAAAGGGGCCAATGAAACCAGCACGATCACCCAGCAGCAGGATGGCATTCAGATCGACTGCAAAGCCTTTACGCTCAATGCCGAAACGATCAAATGCGTGTCGACCAAGGAAACGCTCCATGAAAGCGGCCAGGATTTCAATATCAACGGTAAAAGCAACGTAAATGTTTCCGCAACAAGCAACGCAAAATATACGGCCATGAATTCCACGATGGAGAGTACCTCTGAGACCAAGGTAAGCGGGATGACCTTGAAGTTCTCCGGAACAGCCAGTGCGGAATTAAAAAGTCCCAGCATCACCGTGGATGCAACGGGGATGATGGATCTCAAATCGAGCGGCATTGCCAATCTCAAAGGTTCCATTGTCAACATCAAGGATATCGTCAACATCGGTTAAAAACGGGGCAGTCGGGAAACATGAGGATAGACGAAAGCCTTTATAAAACATTTCTGGAAGAGATGACGGCCCTGGAAAATTTCCGCATCGCTTACGCATTCCTGCATCCCGGCGTTCCCCTGGACCGGGAAGATCCGGACGTGAGGCGCTTGATCGAAGCAATGGCCCTGTTTTCCGCCCGCACACGCCTTGCCGGTTCACGGAACATCAGCGCCACGAGCCGGAGGATTTTCCAGCAGTTTTTCCCCTATCTGCTGGCTCCCATGCCCTCGATGGCGATTCTGCAGGCCGTGCCTTCCCGACAGTTTGTCGAGCCGGTCGTTTTTCCGAAAGGATCGGAAATGATCCTTTCTCCGGAATCCGGCGGCGGTGCGGTTTTCCGAACTGTGACTGACCTGCGCATCCTGCCCGTATCGCTTTCCAAATTCAGCATGCTGCTCAGGGAAAAGGGGTTCCGGATTGCTCTTCGCTTCAGTGCAGCCTTTCCCCGCAGTGAAGAGATCGGGCGGCTGAGCTTCTGTATCAATCATCTGAATAATTATGAATCTTCCCTGGCGGTGCTTTTCCATCTCAAAGGTCATCTCAAAAAGGCGTCGGTCCTTTTTGATGAAAAAGCCGATGAAACATCTTCCGGGATCCC
This region of Syntrophus gentianae genomic DNA includes:
- the tssK gene encoding type VI secretion system baseplate subunit TssK, giving the protein MDDKLARVSWKMGQTLLPEHLTAMEDFLLADTVLRFRVQGLPAYGIGKLILNETLLSEGIFSVQEMTLVLSSGLLLSVPGNVRLSPFNLNLPGTIKVAVYLHLLEESPAADSSPEGWGDEVEEKIPRLMHRMALSSEQDYANAIETLKLAEFQKSPQGVWQISRDYVPPLLQMGTSPFLRSEIDALAEALALFQYNLYMDAVSYLSGDSLSSVKQCLKSVFRTQRLLANLVSQVHLHPFYLCEELLTLYTEVCFYRNTTPENITSAYNHDQLAFLHTLIDLISKQMQMVRSLPPYLPFELSDNIYRVKLPDEIRQATNVYLLAQKDRVISRLSLEDVKLASLSRLPVVHKMALQGVPFKRVEHPSFQHAFGAEVEFYLIKEGEEWDHALTEMMVAFYNRPELKDTAFYIFWRIE
- the tssE gene encoding type VI secretion system baseplate subunit TssE, producing the protein MTLFSKFGDRSSAAVKKSDIEDIIENLNDVLNTKKGYGSFLPDFGIRDMNEYSSRDQLAAVIMEEVKYNIEHYEPRLQLMKISIEENQDPFRISFKIECRVRDTQKALFMEFNSVYNDFHIKNS